The genomic DNA TAAACCCTCTTCCTTACTTTCCAAATTCAATTTCAACCCGAGTCCTTTTCGGAGTAGAGTTGTCACCACGCAAGCATTCTCCTCCGCCGTGTCACCGCCATCGAAGGCGATCGTATACGAGGCGCACGGCCAACCAGACGCGGTGACGAAACTGGTAACCATTCCGGGTAAGGAATTGAAAGAGAACGATGTGTGCGTCAAGATGCTGGCTGCTCCGATAAACCCTTCCGATATCAACAGGATACAAGGTGTGTATCCTGTGCGGCCAGAACCACCTGCAATTGGTGGCTATGAAGGCGTCGGAGAGGTTTACTCCGTTGGATCCGCCGTAACGTCTTTCTCTCCCGGCGATTGGGTTATTCCCTCTCCACCTTCTTCCGGTGCTTTCTCCTTCCTTCAAtttctcatttttatttattattattattattattattattattattattattattattattattattattattattattattgaataattaaGATGTTGCGGATTTGAATCTGCGCAACAACTATATTTGAACTGGCTTAAGGAGACAAATTAGTGACTCACTTGTTATTTACTATAtttgaaaatttgattatttatattttcagGGACATGGCAGACATATATTGTGAAGGATCAGAATGTGTGGCACAAGGTTAACAAGGGTGTGCCTATGGAATATGCTGCTACTATTACTGTTAATCCTCTCACTGCTCTTCTCATGCTTGAAGATTGCATTACTTTGAACTCAGGCACTACCCCTTTAGTAGATGCAATACTTGTTTTTTTTAGTTCGTTCTTGAGTTTGTTTACGATTATGTTATGTATGCGTTGCATATTTTTAACAGGGGATGCTATTGTGCAAAACGGGGCAACCAGCATGGTTGGCCAGTGTGTCATTCAGCTGGCAAAATCTCGTGGCATTCACAGCATTAATATTATACGGGACAGGTGCTTGTTCTTTTTAAATTCTTGCATGTTTTTTGCATGCTATTGTGCAAAATGAGGGCAACCAGCATGGTTGCTTCTGAATGTTTCTTAAACCATGTTCTTGTTCCCATTTTCTATCCCATTGGGCTGAAGAAGATATTTGTCATGAAACTTATATTTTGCATTGCTAATCCTTTTGCTTCTCTAGGCCTGGGGTTGATGAAGTTAAAGAAAGACTTAAGCATTTGGGTGCTGATGAAGTTTTCACGGAGAATGAATTGGAAGTGAAGAATGTCAAGAGTCTTCTGGTATACCTTGGATTTATTGTTCCTGTTATGACTTATGTTCTGCTCTGAGATGCTATCGAAGCtgacaaataaacaaaaataatttaaggATTGTCTTCTATACTAAAAATATAGAATTGAATGCTTACTTGAATCAAATTGACATGGTAGGATGGTATCCCTGAACCTGCGCTGGGATTTAACTGCGTTGGTGGCAATTCTGCTTCTCTGGTTCTCAAATTTTTAAGGTATGATATGACATGAGCTATTCAGTAAAGACTTTAATAATGGAGACTTTATTTTTCTGATATTAACTATCATTATTATGAAGATTTCATGTAAGTTTATGAATTACAGACGGGGAGGAACTATGGTGACATATGGTGGAATGTCTAAAAAACCTGTCACTGTATCAACTTCATCCTTCATATTTAAGGTCAGGCTATAACTTGTATTCATTTTCTTCCCTCTCAAAATTAATTTCTTCAGTCTACTGTGTAGAACCATTGCTTAGTTAATATGTTTATTTATCATGGTTAACAATGGTTGACATGAAGCATAAAGATAACCAATCACGACTCACTTGTATATGAAGTAGAATCAGGTTAAAATTGCCACTAAGTTTTGTGACTATTTACTGAGGAGTTTGCATCTTCAACTGATATAAATTACAGGGCAATAGTTGGAACTTGGAAGAAATTGAGATGAAGGAGTTACTAAGTTGTTAAGATAATTGCAACTCTGAAAATTAATATACTATATTCTatgaaagtgaaaatgttgaagctGGGTATAAAATAGAATACTAATACTTTGGAAAATTTTACTTCCTACCCCTACAATTGTCCGTGTACCCTTACATTCAAAATTTTTGGACGAAATTACCCTCATATAAATAAGTAAATTTTTTCTCAATTTCAACTTTTTACTGGTTGTGAAGCAAAACATTCTGCATTCAAACACAAACTGGAACGCTTCAGAAATCTCTTCCGGTTCACAAATCCACCAA from Vicia villosa cultivar HV-30 ecotype Madison, WI unplaced genomic scaffold, Vvil1.0 ctg.000004F_1_1_1, whole genome shotgun sequence includes the following:
- the LOC131621443 gene encoding enoyl-[acyl-carrier-protein] reductase, mitochondrial-like isoform X1 codes for the protein MLRSLTLKPSSLLSKFNFNPSPFRSRVVTTQAFSSAVSPPSKAIVYEAHGQPDAVTKLVTIPGKELKENDVCVKMLAAPINPSDINRIQGVYPVRPEPPAIGGYEGVGEVYSVGSAVTSFSPGDWVIPSPPSSGTWQTYIVKDQNVWHKVNKGVPMEYAATITVNPLTALLMLEDCITLNSGDAIVQNGATSMVGQCVIQLAKSRGIHSINIIRDRPGVDEVKERLKHLGADEVFTENELEVKNVKSLLDGIPEPALGFNCVGGNSASLVLKFLRRGGTMVTYGGMSKKPVTVSTSSFIFKELSLRGFWLQNWLSTDKAEEGRRMIDRLLGLVQDGKLKYKMELTPFNDFNTALDKALGKLGSQPKQVIKF
- the LOC131621443 gene encoding enoyl-[acyl-carrier-protein] reductase, mitochondrial-like isoform X2 translates to MLRSLTLKPSSLLSKFNFNPSPFRSRVVTTQAFSSAVSPPSKAIVYEAHGQPDAVTKLVTIPGKELKENDVCVKMLAAPINPSDINRIQGVYPVRPEPPAIGGYEGVGEVYSVGSAVTSFSPGDWVIPSPPSSGTWQTYIVKDQNVWHKVNKGVPMEYAATITVNPLTALLMLEDCITLNSGDAIVQNGATSMVGQCVIQLAKSRGIHSINIIRDRPGVDEVKERLKHLGADEVFTENELEVKNVKSLLDGIPEPALGFNCVGGNSASLVLKFLRRGGTMVTYGGMSKKPVTVSTSSFIFKQNILHSNTNWNASEISSGSQIHQTGTHLVSHPVYKILTGTHSKSVPVHSLSHRNA